One region of Cyanobium sp. M30B3 genomic DNA includes:
- a CDS encoding FKBP-type peptidyl-prolyl cis-trans isomerase produces the protein MREILISSGVCVACLLLALISQLLSPTSVAAAISTVDPANAAAAGLNSAADAFAAGRAAVVQPGAAAAPSRAAFELDPDDPNPTLFAMASDSNPDTNAAGTDAAGTDAADTSQLAQAGALGGEMVAARERVTESGLRITDLVVGDGPEARSGQTVIVNYRGTLQSGKEFDSSYGRGPFSFPLGAGRVIRGWDEGVAGMQVGGKRKLVIPPDLAYGERGAGGVIPPNATLIFEVELLEIRG, from the coding sequence ATGCGTGAAATCCTGATCAGCTCGGGGGTGTGTGTGGCATGCCTGCTGCTGGCCCTGATCAGCCAGCTGCTGAGCCCCACCAGCGTGGCCGCCGCCATCAGCACTGTGGATCCGGCCAATGCCGCGGCTGCCGGCCTCAACAGCGCAGCCGACGCCTTCGCAGCGGGCAGGGCGGCAGTGGTTCAGCCTGGTGCGGCGGCGGCCCCCAGCCGAGCGGCCTTTGAACTCGATCCCGACGACCCCAACCCCACCCTCTTCGCCATGGCCAGCGACAGCAACCCCGACACCAACGCCGCCGGCACCGACGCCGCCGGCACCGACGCCGCCGACACCAGCCAGCTGGCCCAGGCCGGCGCCCTCGGCGGCGAGATGGTGGCGGCCCGCGAGCGGGTCACCGAGAGCGGTCTGCGCATCACCGACCTGGTGGTGGGCGACGGTCCTGAGGCCCGCTCCGGCCAGACCGTGATCGTGAACTATCGCGGCACCCTGCAGAGCGGCAAGGAGTTCGACAGCAGCTACGGCCGCGGCCCCTTCTCCTTCCCCCTCGGCGCCGGCCGGGTGATCCGCGGCTGGGATGAGGGCGTGGCCGGCATGCAGGTGGGCGGCAAGCGCAAGCTGGTGATCCCCCCCGACCTGGCCTACGGCGAGCGCGGCGCCGGCGGCGTCATCCCCCCCAACGCCACCCTGATCTTCGAGGTGGAACTGCTGGAGATCCGCGGCTGA
- a CDS encoding superoxide dismutase encodes MAHTLPALPYDLDALEPHISRQTLEFHHGKHHNAYVTNLNNLVAGSELEGKSLEDTITAVAGDAGKAGVFNNAAQVWNHSFYWQCMKPGGGGQPSGALADKINADFGSFEAFVEQFKTAGATQFGSGWAWLVLDGGTLKVTKTGNADLPLAHGQTALLTMDVWEHAYYLDYQNRRPDYITTYLEKLVNWDFVAANLAAA; translated from the coding sequence ATGGCTCACACGCTGCCCGCGCTGCCCTACGACCTCGACGCGCTCGAGCCCCACATCTCCCGCCAGACCCTCGAGTTCCACCACGGCAAGCACCACAACGCCTACGTCACCAACCTCAACAACCTGGTGGCCGGCAGCGAGCTGGAGGGCAAGAGCCTGGAGGACACCATCACCGCCGTGGCCGGTGACGCCGGCAAGGCCGGCGTGTTCAACAACGCCGCCCAGGTGTGGAACCACAGCTTCTACTGGCAGTGCATGAAGCCCGGCGGCGGCGGCCAGCCCAGCGGCGCCCTGGCTGACAAGATCAACGCCGACTTCGGCAGCTTCGAGGCCTTCGTGGAGCAGTTCAAAACTGCCGGCGCCACCCAGTTCGGCAGCGGCTGGGCCTGGCTGGTGCTCGATGGCGGCACCCTCAAGGTCACCAAAACCGGCAACGCCGACCTGCCCCTCGCCCACGGCCAGACCGCCCTGCTCACCATGGACGTGTGGGAGCACGCCTACTACCTCGACTACCAGAACCGCCGGCCCGACTACATCACCACCTACCTCGAGAAGCTGGTGAACTGGGACTTCGTGGCCGCCAACCTGGCCGCCGCCTGA